A single genomic interval of Trachemys scripta elegans isolate TJP31775 chromosome 3, CAS_Tse_1.0, whole genome shotgun sequence harbors:
- the NKX2-2 gene encoding homeobox protein Nkx-2.2 isoform X2 yields MSLTNTKTGFSVKDILDLPDTNDEEGSLVEGADEENEGSEPPKKSGVLGQNPLEGVQTLPLKNPFYDTSDNPYTRWLASTESIQYSLHGLASGNSQQDSSSKSPDPSADESPDNDKETSSAGDSGKKRKRRVLFSKAQTYELERRFRQQRYLSAPEREHLASLIRLTPTQVKIWFQNHRYKMKRARAEKDCPLCPTQNTTQNGWKTTGSVIYYYEVIFSQQPTKGKK; encoded by the exons ATGTCTTTGACCAACACAAAGACGGGGTTTTCTGTAAAGGACATCCTAGACCTCCCTGACACCAATGATGAAGAGGGATCCCTCGTTGAAGGAGCGGATGAAGAGAACGAGGGGTCGGAACCACCCAAGAAATCCGGCGTTCTGGGGCAAAACCCGCTGGAGGGGGTTCAAACTCTGCCTTTGAAAAACCCTTTCTATGATACCAGTGATAATCCTTATACGCGTTGGCTGGCCAGCACGGAAAGCATCCAGTATTCCT TGCACGGGCTGGCCTCCGGCAACTCCCAGCAGGACTCCTCCAGCAAATCCCCCGACCCCTCCGCCGACGAATCCCCGGACAACGACAAGGAGACGTCCAGCGCCGGCGACTCCggcaagaagaggaagaggagggtgcTCTTCTCCAAGGCGCAGACCTACGAGCTGGAGAGGCGGTTCCGACAACAGCGGTACCTGTCCGCCCCCGAGCGGGAGCACCTGGCCAGCCTCATCCGCCTCACGCCCACCCAGGTGAAGATCTGGTTCCAGAACCACAGGTACAAGATGAAGAGGGCCCGGGCTGAGAAAG ATTGCCCCTTGTGTCCAACtcaaaacacaacacaaaatgGGTGGAAGACAACCGGTTCCGTGATCTACTATTATGAAGTCATCTTTAGTCAGCAGCCTACAAAAGGGAAGAAGTAA
- the NKX2-2 gene encoding homeobox protein Nkx-2.2 isoform X1, translated as MSLTNTKTGFSVKDILDLPDTNDEEGSLVEGADEENEGSEPPKKSGVLGQNPLEGVQTLPLKNPFYDTSDNPYTRWLASTESIQYSLHGLASGNSQQDSSSKSPDPSADESPDNDKETSSAGDSGKKRKRRVLFSKAQTYELERRFRQQRYLSAPEREHLASLIRLTPTQVKIWFQNHRYKMKRARAEKGMEVTPLPSPRRVAVPVLVRDGKPCHTLKAQDLAAATFQAGIPFSAYSAQSLQHMQYNAQYSSASNPQYPTAHHLVQAQQWTW; from the exons ATGTCTTTGACCAACACAAAGACGGGGTTTTCTGTAAAGGACATCCTAGACCTCCCTGACACCAATGATGAAGAGGGATCCCTCGTTGAAGGAGCGGATGAAGAGAACGAGGGGTCGGAACCACCCAAGAAATCCGGCGTTCTGGGGCAAAACCCGCTGGAGGGGGTTCAAACTCTGCCTTTGAAAAACCCTTTCTATGATACCAGTGATAATCCTTATACGCGTTGGCTGGCCAGCACGGAAAGCATCCAGTATTCCT TGCACGGGCTGGCCTCCGGCAACTCCCAGCAGGACTCCTCCAGCAAATCCCCCGACCCCTCCGCCGACGAATCCCCGGACAACGACAAGGAGACGTCCAGCGCCGGCGACTCCggcaagaagaggaagaggagggtgcTCTTCTCCAAGGCGCAGACCTACGAGCTGGAGAGGCGGTTCCGACAACAGCGGTACCTGTCCGCCCCCGAGCGGGAGCACCTGGCCAGCCTCATCCGCCTCACGCCCACCCAGGTGAAGATCTGGTTCCAGAACCACAGGTACAAGATGAAGAGGGCCCGGGCTGAGAAAGGTATGGAAGtgactcctctcccctccccacgccGGGTAGCGGTGCCCGTCTTAGTCAGGGACGGCAAACCCTGCCACACGCTCAAAGCTCAGGACTTAGCCGCCGCTACTTTCCAGGCTGGGATCCCCTTCTCCGCCTATAGCGCCCAATCGCTTCAGCATATGCAATATAACGCCCAGTACAGCTCCGCCAGCAACCCCCAGTACCCTACAGCGCATCATTTGGTGCAGGCCCAACAATGGACTTGGTGA